GGAAGTTCTGTTTGCCTTGTCATAAGAAGCTTTAAAAATATAGTTCATGCCTAGACGATCACATATTTCCTTTGCTGTCTGCCCTATTTCCAGACCCAAATCCAGGCTTTCGAGAGAGCAGGGACCAGCAATGACTGTAAGGGCTTCTCCACCTACAAAAAAATTATGAATTGGTACTGTATGAACCATGAATGTCATCTCCCTGATTTATAATGCGGGATATTTTCTGATAGACGCGACATCGGAGATCCCAACCGTATTCTCGTGCCACATACTCTACTACATTGTCTAATGCTCCTGGACCGCCAAGGCGCTTTTTGCCTTCTTCTCCCATAGATTGACGAAGTTCTGAATCGGACAGAATGACGAAAGCCGTATCAGCAAGAACCTGTGGATCGGGGGAAACAAGGATTTCAGAGTCTCCAAGAAGTTTTTTTTGCACTAGCTTCCCTTTCTCCCTTATGGAAACAACGGGAACTCCAAGGCCTGCACAGACCTGATTAGCCGTTCCTCCAAGACCTATAAGGATATGGGCGTCGGTTGCGACTGATACAAGAGGACCTAAATAGAACAATACCCGTAATCCGTTCTTTACAATGCCTCGTCCATCGTCAGCCAGCCGCCACCCAGGGGCCGCTGCCACCAATTGCTCTATGTCCAGTGAGGGGGCAATAACTGCCACAAATACGCACGACGTCTTTTTATTAAGGATCTCCACAGCGTCGAGCAGCATTTTCATATCATCATAGGCACGTTGTCTGCTGCCCGGCAACAAAAGCACCCTGGCTCCCTTTTCTTTGGGCCATTGAAAATATCCACTATTATTATCACATGTGAGGTCCATTATTGGATTCCCCGCAAACACCGCGTCGGCGTGGGAACGTACAAGCTCTTTAGCGGTCTCGGAATCCCGTGTCCAAACCCGGCGGCAACGATGTTTTAAAAGAAACCGCTCAAGTCGCCAATGGCCGCTCAGATAGACGGTTTTGGCCGTGGCTACGAGAACTGGAAGTTGTCCCTGCCCCCAGAGGGTGTGAAGTAAAAGATAGACATCTCCAACACAGAGAGGGGTGCGCACCTCGCCGCGCAGTTTTTTCCAGGCTTTGAGCTGGGAAAATATATGACGGACAAGCCCCGATTTCAGATCTTTTAGCAAATCTGAAATGTGATATTTGATTACCCCTCCTGAGGGGGATTCAGAAGGTACAGAGTCCACAGAGATGCCGGCATTCTCGTACTGCTCTCCCTTTCCCACAATAGGGAAGGACGTAACGTAAGCGCACGGGAACCGCTTTTTCACTTTTTGAGCCAAAAGAGCTCCCATGGCATCTTCTCCATATCCGTTGGAGGCCACTACCAGCCGAGGTCGAAGTTTTTCTGCAACAATACTCCAGAAACGGTCTTCTTCGTCTATGACTGTTGAGATTATAGGCACAAGAAGAGGAGAGATAAGGGGCTCCTTGGGAAGATTGTAGACGTCTTTTTCAGTGCAGACCAGATATCGGGCCCCCAGCTCCTCCTTGAGGGCGGCAAGCCGTTCCATATCTCTCAGGTCGAAACGGTGGTGGTCTTTGAAGCGCTGTTCCCTGAGCACGCGCAAACCTGCCTGGTCCAGTGTCCGCCTAAAACTTTCCGGGCTTCCAATGGCGGAGAAGGCCACCACAGGCAGGGACTTCACAGTAAAATCTTCCATATCCTGCCAGGAACCGTCCCATAAAGACCAGCATCGCAGTTCCAGCCTCGATGTGAACAGACGGTCTGCCGGAATATATTGCAAAAGCTTCTGGCGGAGGCTTCGCAGCTCATCTTCTGAAACCTGATCGGCCTTTGTTATGACCACTATATGGGCCCTTTGAATAGCTTTTGGAGGTTCCCTCAAAATGCCCGCCGGTACAAGGCGTCCGTTTCCGAAGGGGCAGCAGGCGTCCACGAGCACTATATCCACATCCCGCCCTAAACGGCGATGCTGAAAGGCGTCATCGGCGACAATGAGTTCCACATTGTGTTTCTGCAAGGCTTCCACGTCTTTTAAACGATCTCTCGAAACTGCCACTGGCACATGGGGAAGACGGGAGGCCAGAAGGAGGGGCTCGTCTCCAACGATCTCTCTTTCAGAAGAAGTACCCTTTATTACAACAGGCTCGCTTGTCCGCCCTCCATAACCCCGGCTTACAATGCCCACACGAACCCCCATATTGTAGAAATGGCGGGAAAGCATTTCTACGAAAGGCGTCTTGTTTGTTCCGCCAAGGGTAATATTTCCTACACTGATAACGGGAATAGGCGGTTCATAGCTTGCCACAAGACCATGGTCGAAGGCAAAATTACGCGACCGGGCAAAACTTTGAGAAACACAGGCCAAGGGGACGAGCAAGGCCCAGGGGCTGAACTGCCGCTCTCCCCTGGCCCATTCAAGATAACTACGGACGAGTTTCATTGTTCTTCTCTCCCCCAAATTGCAACTCGTACAGGTGGCGGTAGATTCCACCCTTTTCAAGGAGCTCGTCGTGGGTGCCGCTTTCCACAATGTGCCCCTTACTGAGGACAAGAATGCGGTCCGCACTCCGCACAGTGGACAGGCGGTGGGCGATGACAAAGGAGGTTCGGCCTTCCATGGCTTTTTCCATAGCTTCCTGTATCTGGCTTTCAACGGCCACGTCAAGAGATGATGTAGCCTCGTCAAGAATAAGGATGCGGGGATTCCGTATAATGGCACGAGCTATGGCCACGCGCTGTCTCTGGCCGCCGCTGAGGGTAACTCCCCGTTCTCCCACTTCAGTGTCATATCCTTCGGGAAGGCTGGTTATAAAGGTATGGATACCGGCAATCTGAGCCGCCTTCACTATATCCTCTTCTGTAGCCTGGGGAAAACCGTAGCTGATGTTAAAGGCCAGACTTCCCTTCATGAGAACCGGGTCTTGGGGTACAATGCCAATCTGTTTCCGCAGTTCTGTGAGATCAAGGGTTCTCACATCGCAACCATCAACGCTTACTTTCCCACGGGAAGGGTCATAAAAGCGGGGAATAAGGTCCATGAGAGTAGATTTCCCGCCGCCTGTTTCGCCGACAACGGCAACCCTTTCTCCAGGACAGACCTCGAGAGCGACCCCTTTTAACACCCACTGTTCGTCTTTATAGGCAAACCAGACATCTTCCATTTTGATCGCACCCTGTATGACTCCCAGGGGAACGGGATGTTCTGGCGAACGTATTTCACAAGGGGTATCAAAAATTGAAAAGATGCGTTCCGCCGAAGCCAGGCACAGCTGCATGCTGCTGACCACGCGGGTAAAGACCCGGATAGGGTGAACCAGAAAACCAAGATATCCCAAGAAGGCGATGAGTTCACCAGGAGTGAGTTTTTCATTTATAACATCTCTCCCCCCTATCCAGAGAATTAAGGCAAGGGCCGCAATGAGCACCACTTCGATAACACCTGAGAGGGCAGCCTGTACCTGCACTCCATGCATGAGGGCCTTGAAGTTCGCTCTGTTCTGGTCCTTAAAGCGTTGAGATTCCATGGCTTCCGTCACAAAGGAACGCACGATGCGTATGGCCGACAGGGCTTCCTGAATGATGGCAGACAGCCTGGCCAGCTCTTCCTGGATCGCATGCCCGACAAAGCGAAGTTTTTTGGAGGCATGGTCAAGAATGAAAAAGGTCAGGGGCAGAATGGCAAAGGTGATAAGGGTAAGACGCCAGTTGATATATATGAGGAACCCAAGCATGCCCAAAAAGGTGATGCCCTGTACCACAAGATCCACTATGACAGTAGTAACCATGTTCTGCAGTACATTGACATCGTTGGTGATGCGCGACATCAGCTCGCCTACCCGCTTGCCGTATATATATCGCAGGGATAGATTCTGCATATGATCGTAGAGGCCCACACGAAGGTCCATGACCACATGCTGCCCCACCCAGTTCATAAGATACTGGTGGCCGTAGGAAGCGATACCTTTGCCCGTAAAAAGGAGCACCAGACCAATGGTAAGCACATTGAGAACATCCATCTTTTTAGCGATGAGAACATCGTCCACCACGTTTTTTAAAAGCCACGGGGGAATGACAGTAAAGACAGAGGCCAGAACCATACACCCAAGGGCGGCAAAGAGCCTCGGGAAATATGGCCGGGTATATTCTAAAAGACGTACGTAAATATGCTTCTTATTCATTGATACACAGCCTTTCGATCATGTCACATAACTTTTTCGAAGGTGTTTCTATAGACCGCCCGGATAGCTGGCATAATTTTATTTTCTGGGCTCTCCGTTCTTCGTGGTCGAACCAGAGGGCGCTTATTTCCCTAACTACATCTTTCGAGCTCAGTTCTCCAACTACTTCCTTCATTATCTGGCTTTGAGAAAGCCGATTAGGCCACGCCAGGTAGGAGGTTCTATGATTCGCTTTCCACCGCAGCACTTTCTCTTTAACAGCCGGACCAAAAATCGGCAAGGATGCAATGAGCCCCTTTAAGCCGCTTATGGGGATTTCCCTCAAAAAAGCGAAGGGAACGGCAACGAGTGCGGGTATTCCCATATGCATAAGCTCAAGGGTGTTTGTTCCAGGCTGGGTTAAGGCCATGTCCGCATTTTTAAGAACCACACCTGTTCCAGCCATCGCCGGGTTTAAACCCGCGGAACGCCAGGTTTCCCGCTCTTCAGCCTTCGAAAAGGGAGAGAGGAGAGTTGCAACCTGAAGCGGCCCTGTCTGTTCCCGCAGCAAAGAGACCACTTCCATAAGATAGGGCAGAGCCTTGGCGCGTATGGCAGGGCGGCTTCCCGGGAATAAAACCAGTTTAAGACCTTGCCTATCCAGCCAGGGAGAAGGGCCGTCATCCATAAGGATCCCTTCTTTAACAAGATCGCCAACTACTGCCGCATTAGGAGATATGGACCGGGCCATGGATTCAAAGGCGGTAAAGACACCACTACAGTGTTCCAATCCTTTTTTACGGCCATAAGTGTAGCAGAAAAGAGGGACTTTTCCTTTTTGGCCCATATGGCGCCCAAAAAAGAGATCGCCGCCCAGTTGAATAATACCATCAGTTTCATGATGGTTCATAGCCCGCAAAGTATTTGCCGAAGAGTAAGGCCCCTTCACTTCATCCGCTCCCAGTGCCATGGCCGCATGACCTTCCCGCCCACTGGCAAATTGGCATGGAAGAATCCAGATTGTAACATTTTTATTACGGCGTTTAAGTTCTCTCGTAAGGGGGCGGCACCATCCCCAAAGTTCGCCCGGGCCATTGACAAGAAGAGTCACGGAATTCATGGCAGCCCCCCCTTGAGAATAGCCTGAGTCCAAAGTTCCGTAGCTCCAGGCACTCCCAAATCCTTTCTGCCTCTCATAAGAGCTTCGTGTTTCTGCTTTTCCACCTCGGGATCATCAAGATAAAGGATCGCCTCTTCCATAACACGGGAAGAAGAGGCCTCTTTTTGCAGAAGCTCGGGATAAACTGTTTCGTGGGCCATAATATTAGGAAGCGAAACCCAGGGAGTCTTAACAAAATTCTTATAGATGCGCCACGATAGCCATGACCCTTTATACACGACGATCATGAAACGGTTTGCCATCATGGCCTCAAGGGAGGCTGTTCCACTCGCCCCCACTACCATCCGGCTCCGTTCCATAAGTTCCTTTCCCCTTCCTTCAAAAAGAGTCCACTTTCGCAAGTCTCTTTTCATCTTTTCACGGATAGAAGAAGAAAGGCCTGGGGCAATTGAAAAGACAGGTTCATATCCCATACTTTGAAATTGTCGGGCACTTTCCACAAGTATGGGCAGCAGCCTTTTCACTTCCCCAGTGCGGCTTCCTGGCAGAAGGGCAATGATTCGGCCTGACGGTTCTGTGACACCAGAGGAACTGGTCTCATCAAGGAAGGGATGGCCGATCCAAAGGGATGGAACGTCATGTTCTGTTAAATAGAGGTGTTCAAAGCGCAGCAGGGGCAGCAGAAGAGTGCAATACCGCCGCAGTGTCCTGACTCGTTTTTTTCTCCACGCCCAGACAGTGGGCGGGGCCACGTAGAAAATAGGATTCTCAAACCCCTTCTTTCGCAGCGACCGGATAAGTGGAAGATGAAAATCCGGGCTGTCTATAACAATGACCCGCCTGGGCTGCTCTTTGAGAATAAACTTCACCATGGTATTTTTAAGGCGAAGGAGCCTGGGGATAGCCGCCAGGATATCTGTGCTGCCCATAAGACTCAGTTGGTCGATTGTCCAGAGAGCCTCCCCCTGTTCTGCGACTCCCCTGGGACCAAGCATCCCCATGATGGGCTCGTCAGTTTGTTTGCGAAGATACCGGATGATAGAGCCTGCGTAGTGATCCCCTGAAGGTTCGCCGCAACTTATATAGATAGACATGGGGGCACTCCCACCACTGCGATGTTCAGCCGGGCAGCAAGCTCAAGAAAAGCTTCTTTCTCAAGCATGAGGGTACGGCCGGCTTCGAGAGCCAGGCAGGTTTGTCCGGCTTTCTCCATCATGTGGAGGGTATGAGTTCCCACTACAGGGATATCAAAGCGTTCATCCTGGTCTGCCCGCATCATTTTTATCACAGAGCCTCCATGGACCAATGTTCCAGCCCGCTGAAGCATGGCATCTGTTCCTTCCATAGCTTCCACTGCCACAACCGCGCCGCTGTGTATGACGATGCTCTGGCCAAAAGAAAGGGGCAGAAGATGAAAAAGGATTGAGCAGCCATAGGCTACATCCTTTGCTTCCTGATCTGAAAGGCCTCGGGCTGAGACTTGCCCTTCAGGAGTGAGGAGATCAGAAAGGATCTGTCTGTACCCTGCTACTTTAATTCCAGTTTTTTCTATAGTACGGACGATACGACTGAGAAGAGCGTGGTCATCGTTGTTTTCTGCATCAAGAGACTGTTTCAGCAATACGTCGAGGTTTTCTCGCTGGTACATGAGACTTTTGGGAACCTGACCTGCCAGTATCATGGTCTCTACTTTATGGGAAAGCATCTGACCCAAAATCCATTCAAGATCAGGTGTTGCCACTGTCCAAATTTGCCTTGCAAAAGGAGCGAGGCGCTCTATATCCGCTCCCATTGAAAAAACATAAGGGGGCATTCCCTCTTTGAAAAGCCTGGCACAAATTATTTCAGGGAGGCAGCCCTCCCCGGCAATAATAGCAAGTGTTCTTTTCATATTAATCATTCGCCTTTCGTGCGAAGTATCCTCCTACAAGCAAAAAGAGGACGTTAGGCACCCAAGCAGCCAAGAGCGGGGGCATATGTTCTGTTTCCCCAAAGGCTTTGCAAAGGGACATCACTACATAGTAGACGAAAACAATCATGACGCTGAGGCCAAACCCCACGCCGGACCCGGTTCTATGGGATCTTACGCCAAGGCTGGCTCCTAATATGGCGAGAACAACGCTCGCCCATGGAACAGCGAATCGAAGGTGGAAGAGAACCCACAACGGCGCAAGGTTCCCACCCTGGGCCTGAAGAAGGCGTATCTGGGCCATAAGTTCCAGGGCGCTCATTTCACTCGGTTTGCGGGAAGCCTGCTCAACCTGCTGAGGCGAGAGGTTTAGATCGAATTGCTGACGCTCGAAACGAAAAAGGAGTTCTACTTTTCCACCATTCGTTACCTGAAATACTTCACCATCATCAATCCACCATTTTCCATCTTTCCAGAGGCCGGTCTTGCCCACGGTTATCCGTTTGAGCTTTCCCTTTTCGAACTCCTGAACGAGCACATTGGTCATAGTTCCTTTTCGAGGCTGAAGCTTTTCTATGTAAATAACCCTGTTGAGCTGCCCATTGCTTTCGTCCCGTAAAAAAACTTGTTCTTTGAGAACGGAGGGCTTCTCTCGCATCACTTCGAATCTCATGAGATTTTCCGCGGCACGATTTGAAAAAGGCACCACTGTTTCATTAAGGATAAGAGCAGAAAGCCCTACCAGGAGAGATCCCACAATGACAGGTTTCAAAATTCGCTGAAAGGAAATTCCGGAGGCTTTCAGCGCCACTATTTCACTGTTTGTAGAAAGTTTGCCAAAGGTAAGGAGTGCCGAGAGCAGACACGCCATGGGCAGTGTCAGAATGATCACTTCCGGCAAACTGTAGATAAAAAGCCGCAAGACAACGCCAATGGATATCCCTTTTTCTATAATCATGCTGGCAATTTGGAAAAGCAGGTCGCCCGCTACAAACACCATGGTAAAGGCCATGACGCCAAAAACAAAGGATCCAGCCATTTCTTTCCATATAAAACGATCGAGAATTCCTCTATTTCCCACTATCCCCACGTCCTGTTACCCATTCTTTATTGTATGCGAGTATGTATTCGGCAGCTTCGCGAATAGCGCCCCGGCCGCCCTCTTTGGTGGTAACCCTGTCTGCCGCCTTTTTGGCCTCTGATACGGCATTGGCCACCGCAAAACCAAGACCGACCCACTGAAGACATTCAACATCGTTCACATCATCGCCGGCATAAGCAATCTGAGAGGATGGGAGAGCGAGATCAGAGGCCAGTTTTTTCAATGCTTCATATTTATTTTTTACGCCATTCTGAAGGAGGGCTATGCCAAGCTCTTTTGCCCGCCCTTCTGTGGCAGGTGAGTAACGGCCGCTTATAATGGCTACTTCTACGCCCCCTTGGCGAAGACGGGAAATGCCCATGCCATCCTGTATATCAAAACGTTTAAACTCGTTGCCCCGCCCATCAAGATATACTCCGCCATCAGTCAAAGTTCCATCTACGTCAAGAACAAGGAGTTTAATCATCTGTCTCTCCTTTAGAACCATGGGGCCATGGCGCCAGCCCCCGGTGTGCTTGTGCCACAAATGCAACGATCTCGGCAGCAAGAGCGTTTTCACCGGCAGCAAGACTTTGAGCCGCCGTTCTGATTGGAAGACCGCTATGGTAAAGATGCCGATATAGATTTTTTATATCTTTCCTGTCAGAGGAAGAAAAACCAGCCCTTTTCAGACCCACGCTGTTTATACCGTGTACCTGGGCCGGATGGCCGTCAACAAGCAAAAATGGCGCTACATCTTTCACAACTTTCGACAGACCCCCTATCATACAGTAGCGGCCAACCCGGACAAATTGATGAAAACCTGCCAGGCCGCCTACGACTGTACCCTCTCCCACAGAAACGTAGCCGGCGAAACCTGCTTTGTTTGCAATGGTAACACGTTTTGCTATCTGTACGTTGTGGCCCAGATGGACACCTTCCATAATGAAGCAGTCATCGCCCACCACTGTAATCGCTCCCTCACCACAGGCGCGATGTATTGTCACATTTTCTCGAATAACCACCCTATCCCCAATATGAACCCAGCTTTCTTCATTGCCAAAACTTTTATCCTGCGGTTCCCGGCCAAGGATGGAATTTTCATAGATGTGGCATCCTGCCCCGATTCGGGTGAAATCGAGGATACGAACAAAGGCCTCCAGCGTGGTGTTTTCGCCAATATGTACCAGGTCTCCCACAATACAATAGGGCCCCACAACAATATTATCTTCAAGAACCGCCTTTGGCGATACTATTGCCGTAGGATGAATGGTTACGGACATGGCTAAATCCTTTCCTCCATAGCTTCTTTCTTGGAAAGCCTCTCTGCCATGAAGAAGCTGTACTCCGCTTCTGCGGCAAGCTCTCCGTCGACTCCCGATCTTGCTTTCACTTTTCCCATAAGCCCCCGCGACTTGACCATTTCAGCTGTGGTAATGAGCTGATCTCCAGGTCTTACAGGGCGGCGAAAACGGGCCTTGTCCACTCCTGTCAGGTATGTCACCATATTTTGCATGTTTGGTCGGCAAACGATCATCATGGCCGCCACTTGCCCCATGGCTTCAAGAATAAGAACACCGGGCATCACCGGTTCGTCAGGAAAGTGGCCGGTAAAGAAAGGTTCGTTAATTGAAACATTTTTGAGGCCAACCACTCGATTTTCCCCTACTTCCAAGATGCGGTCTACCAGAAGAAATGGATAGCGGTGTGGAAGGGCTTTCATAATTTTATCAATATCGATCATTATATTATCTCCTTTCATTGTTGCCGGCTTTCTAATTGTTTTAATCGGCGAAGGAGGCGAAGGTGCATGTCATGCCCCGTTCGAATAGCCACTATATGGGCATGTAAAGGCCGCCCCAACAACGCTATATCGCCGATAAGGTCAAGAATCTTGTGACGGACGAATTCATCAGAAAAATAAAGGCCTCTTTTGTTTAGCGCCTTTTGTGAAGTCACAAGAACCGCATTGTCGAGACTTCCTCCCTTTGCGAGCCCTCGCTTTTTTAGAGTATCCATTTCCTCTTCAAGAGCAAAGGTGCGGCATGGAGCTATCTCTTTTAAAAAACCTTCCGCAGTCACCCTGAAGTCATAGATTTCAGTGCCGATGACCGGATTTTCATATTCGATCACATAGGTAATAGAAAGACCCTCACCGGGCAATGCACAGATGATCTTTTTTTGAGTCTCATCTCTTTCTACAACAGGCACAAAGAGGCAGAGCGGATCTTCGTGATGCTCTGTTTCTACCAGTTCCACCTCGCTGAGCTTCTGCGCAAATGTCAGGGAGCCGCCGTCAAGAATAGGCATTTCAGGCCCACTTATCCTGATCAAAGCCTGGCCAATACCCAAAACATAAAGGGCTGCCATAAGGTGTTCTACGGTCCTGACTACTGTGTTATCAGGGAAAATTATTTCCGTCCCTCGGCCGCTTCCTTCAAAGACTGCATCCCTCAAGGGGTAGCGGCGGCCTCCAATTTCAAAAACTATTCCCCTTTTATGGTAAAAGGGAATTATTTCTGCCCTGCACGGTTCCCCGGAATGAAGACCCGTCCCTTGAAAAAAAACAGGGGTCTTTATGGTGCGCAAAAAGCTCATTTAGAATCTTCCCCGGATTCTGCCAATCTTTTTTCCAAAGCCTTAATTCGCGAAAAAAGTTCCGGCAGACGAAGATAGAGGGCCTGGGCCCTGAATTGCTCTTTATGGGGACGAGCGGGAAATCCTGATACTATTTCACCAGGAGGAACATCTTTAATGACTCCGCCATTGGCAGCTACCTGAGCTCGATTCCCTATCTTAACGTGGTCGCGCACACCGCTTCGAGCCGCCAATATAACCCCCTCGCCGATCTCTGCGCTTCCCGCAATGCCCGTCATGGCTACAACAATGCAATTATCACCGATGCGAGCGTTATGGGCAATATGGACGTGGTCGTCTACTTTGGTTCCTTTTCCTATATACGTATCGTCGAGAGTCCCTCTGTCAATTGTGGTACAAGCCCCTATTTCCACATCATCGTCTATAACGACCCCCCCGATCTGAGGCACTTTCTGCGGGCGCTCATCAGGATGGGAGGATGGAATAATGCCGAAGCCGTCGCACCCTATAATGGCGCCACTGTGGATCAATCCCCTCTCTCCAATGGTCACATTCTCATAAAGCACTGCCATGGGCTCAATATGCGTACCCTTTCCGACAGAACATCGCGCACCCACATAAACCTGAGCTTCCAAAATAGCCTCGTCATGAATTACAGCATTTTCCTCTATAACACAAAGAGGCCCGACATATGCCGTATCTGCAATGCGAGCATTTTCAGAAACCACCGCTGAGGGATGAATCCCATAAGGGAAGGATTGGGGAATCTTAAAAAGATAAAGCAACCTTGCAAAGGCTTCCCTGGGTTTTTCTGTGACAATACCTTGTCGGGATTCTGTAAAAAATTTTTCAGGGGCTGCTAAAAAAGCTTCTGCAGACAGCATCCCCAGCTCTTTTTCTTCCCAGACCACACTCAAGGTCTTTTCTCCGCTTTTTTCGGGAGAAACAAGTCCCTTTACTGAAATATGAGGGTTCCCAATAACTTTCCCTCCAATATATGCTGCAATCTGACCAAGAGTCATGGGTGTGTCAGATATTTTGTCCACTTTTGCTGCCCCCTTACAAGTTGCCGACCGCGCGAATACTCCATTGATCTTCGTCACGTTCGTCATAATGCAATTCAATAGATAAAAACTCGTTTATTCGATAGCCTACGCCAAAATTACTGTAACTATCCTCACTAAACCGCCACCATGCGTAGGGTTCCTTGACCTTGCCAGTAAACCAGAATCTCCACCATACTTCTCCTCCAGGATAGGCCAGTTCTGCCCCTAGGAGCATTCGTGGATGAACCTTCCACCGCGCCCCCCAGCGACTTTCAAGATCAAAATCATTGGTGGAAAGAATCCACTCGCCATAAAGTTCAACATCCCAGCCACTTACAGGAAGGGATTTTCTGCCTATGTGAAGTCCCACCTCGGGATATTTATCATCCGTTCCACCGTAGGCGGCTGCCCACGCCTGAACAGTAAACCGGGAACTCTCTACAAGAGCATCTGCTCGTGAGATCTGCGCAGGGCGAAAATCTACACTAACCTTGGCTTTTGAATTGACCACTATGTTGCGGTCTTCCAAGGCTTTTTCTGCCAGTTTTTCAATATCGTTCTTGTGGTGGGAAACCCATTCTACTGGCAGACCTACAATGGGAAAAAGGCCCGACTGCAAATTATCTTTCAGATCAGACTGAAATGCAACAGGGAGGGATCCCGATTGGACGGATGGGGTTACAGCCAGAACAAAGGGTTGTTGCGGAAGAAAGGAAACTTTAAGGATGTTTGACTTGGCATTTGCCGGCAATTCCACAAAAACCGCGATATCCCAACCTGGAGCACGGGTTTCTGTCAGACTTCGTATCTCCCGTTTCAATGCCGTATCCGCCCAGGCCAGGGCAGCAAGGGGCACCCCATCGATGTGGGAATGGATGAGGGCTGGGAGAGAAACGGTATCCTCCTGAAACCATTTATCGCCAGGGGAAGGAAGGGATGGCATTTGCAATTCCACCTCCCAGGCCAGGGCTTCTTCAGCATGGGCTTTTACTTCAACTTGGTTGTTACGATAACGAGGCGACCTGAACACGTACCCCGTTAGCAATCGGTCCGCAACGAGAGTAAGCATCTTAAAGCGCTCTGACAAAGAGATGGAAGTATCCATCTCCCCCCAGACAGCACTCAGGCTTTTTTCCGCGCTTTCTGCCATCCATGCCGGCATTCCCTCTATATGAACGGCTCCGTAAAGAGGGAGCGACATAAAAAGAAGGGCCGCAGCCAGAAACGCAGCGGCTACAGCCCTGCTCTTTCTTGTCATAATGGGCGATCTCACCCCTTAGAAAAGTTCTCCAAAACCAAA
This region of Aminobacterium colombiense DSM 12261 genomic DNA includes:
- the lpxK gene encoding tetraacyldisaccharide 4'-kinase; this translates as MKLVRSYLEWARGERQFSPWALLVPLACVSQSFARSRNFAFDHGLVASYEPPIPVISVGNITLGGTNKTPFVEMLSRHFYNMGVRVGIVSRGYGGRTSEPVVIKGTSSEREIVGDEPLLLASRLPHVPVAVSRDRLKDVEALQKHNVELIVADDAFQHRRLGRDVDIVLVDACCPFGNGRLVPAGILREPPKAIQRAHIVVITKADQVSEDELRSLRQKLLQYIPADRLFTSRLELRCWSLWDGSWQDMEDFTVKSLPVVAFSAIGSPESFRRTLDQAGLRVLREQRFKDHHRFDLRDMERLAALKEELGARYLVCTEKDVYNLPKEPLISPLLVPIISTVIDEEDRFWSIVAEKLRPRLVVASNGYGEDAMGALLAQKVKKRFPCAYVTSFPIVGKGEQYENAGISVDSVPSESPSGGVIKYHISDLLKDLKSGLVRHIFSQLKAWKKLRGEVRTPLCVGDVYLLLHTLWGQGQLPVLVATAKTVYLSGHWRLERFLLKHRCRRVWTRDSETAKELVRSHADAVFAGNPIMDLTCDNNSGYFQWPKEKGARVLLLPGSRQRAYDDMKMLLDAVEILNKKTSCVFVAVIAPSLDIEQLVAAAPGWRLADDGRGIVKNGLRVLFYLGPLVSVATDAHILIGLGGTANQVCAGLGVPVVSIREKGKLVQKKLLGDSEILVSPDPQVLADTAFVILSDSELRQSMGEEGKKRLGGPGALDNVVEYVAREYGWDLRCRVYQKISRIINQGDDIHGSYSTNS
- a CDS encoding ABC transporter ATP-binding protein, whose protein sequence is MNKKHIYVRLLEYTRPYFPRLFAALGCMVLASVFTVIPPWLLKNVVDDVLIAKKMDVLNVLTIGLVLLFTGKGIASYGHQYLMNWVGQHVVMDLRVGLYDHMQNLSLRYIYGKRVGELMSRITNDVNVLQNMVTTVIVDLVVQGITFLGMLGFLIYINWRLTLITFAILPLTFFILDHASKKLRFVGHAIQEELARLSAIIQEALSAIRIVRSFVTEAMESQRFKDQNRANFKALMHGVQVQAALSGVIEVVLIAALALILWIGGRDVINEKLTPGELIAFLGYLGFLVHPIRVFTRVVSSMQLCLASAERIFSIFDTPCEIRSPEHPVPLGVIQGAIKMEDVWFAYKDEQWVLKGVALEVCPGERVAVVGETGGGKSTLMDLIPRFYDPSRGKVSVDGCDVRTLDLTELRKQIGIVPQDPVLMKGSLAFNISYGFPQATEEDIVKAAQIAGIHTFITSLPEGYDTEVGERGVTLSGGQRQRVAIARAIIRNPRILILDEATSSLDVAVESQIQEAMEKAMEGRTSFVIAHRLSTVRSADRILVLSKGHIVESGTHDELLEKGGIYRHLYELQFGGEKNNETRP
- the lpxB gene encoding lipid-A-disaccharide synthase, with the protein product MSIYISCGEPSGDHYAGSIIRYLRKQTDEPIMGMLGPRGVAEQGEALWTIDQLSLMGSTDILAAIPRLLRLKNTMVKFILKEQPRRVIVIDSPDFHLPLIRSLRKKGFENPIFYVAPPTVWAWRKKRVRTLRRYCTLLLPLLRFEHLYLTEHDVPSLWIGHPFLDETSSSGVTEPSGRIIALLPGSRTGEVKRLLPILVESARQFQSMGYEPVFSIAPGLSSSIREKMKRDLRKWTLFEGRGKELMERSRMVVGASGTASLEAMMANRFMIVVYKGSWLSWRIYKNFVKTPWVSLPNIMAHETVYPELLQKEASSSRVMEEAILYLDDPEVEKQKHEALMRGRKDLGVPGATELWTQAILKGGLP
- a CDS encoding LpxI family protein is translated as MINMKRTLAIIAGEGCLPEIICARLFKEGMPPYVFSMGADIERLAPFARQIWTVATPDLEWILGQMLSHKVETMILAGQVPKSLMYQRENLDVLLKQSLDAENNDDHALLSRIVRTIEKTGIKVAGYRQILSDLLTPEGQVSARGLSDQEAKDVAYGCSILFHLLPLSFGQSIVIHSGAVVAVEAMEGTDAMLQRAGTLVHGGSVIKMMRADQDERFDIPVVGTHTLHMMEKAGQTCLALEAGRTLMLEKEAFLELAARLNIAVVGVPPCLSI
- a CDS encoding LptF/LptG family permease, whose amino-acid sequence is MGNRGILDRFIWKEMAGSFVFGVMAFTMVFVAGDLLFQIASMIIEKGISIGVVLRLFIYSLPEVIILTLPMACLLSALLTFGKLSTNSEIVALKASGISFQRILKPVIVGSLLVGLSALILNETVVPFSNRAAENLMRFEVMREKPSVLKEQVFLRDESNGQLNRVIYIEKLQPRKGTMTNVLVQEFEKGKLKRITVGKTGLWKDGKWWIDDGEVFQVTNGGKVELLFRFERQQFDLNLSPQQVEQASRKPSEMSALELMAQIRLLQAQGGNLAPLWVLFHLRFAVPWASVVLAILGASLGVRSHRTGSGVGFGLSVMIVFVYYVVMSLCKAFGETEHMPPLLAAWVPNVLFLLVGGYFARKAND
- a CDS encoding KdsC family phosphatase; translation: MIKLLVLDVDGTLTDGGVYLDGRGNEFKRFDIQDGMGISRLRQGGVEVAIISGRYSPATEGRAKELGIALLQNGVKNKYEALKKLASDLALPSSQIAYAGDDVNDVECLQWVGLGFAVANAVSEAKKAADRVTTKEGGRGAIREAAEYILAYNKEWVTGRGDSGK